Proteins from a genomic interval of Nitrospirota bacterium:
- a CDS encoding mechanosensitive ion channel family protein, which produces MSESYLLQLVNRLSEWLVTSGLRVMLVAVGMVIMMTLLKRGVERLRVMYEGTLPDPAQIMRAHTLTHIVRDVARIVIFFVGVMMILSEVGIDLKPLLAAAGLGGLAIGFGAQSLVKDLISGFFILLENSILVGDVVEVAGVAGVVEKIELRTIRLRDLSGNVHVVPNGVIDKVKNMTRDFSYYLFEIGVAYRENVDEVMTVLQDIAEELRRDPLFADDILAPLDMLGVDKFADSAVIIKSRIKTVPLKQWRVGREMNRRIKQTFDAKGIEIPFPHQTVYWGEPKQGKPAPLYVAGL; this is translated from the coding sequence ATGTCGGAATCGTATCTCTTGCAGCTCGTTAATCGGTTGAGTGAGTGGCTCGTCACATCGGGGTTACGGGTGATGCTGGTTGCGGTGGGCATGGTTATCATGATGACTCTGTTGAAACGCGGAGTGGAGAGACTCCGCGTGATGTATGAAGGCACGCTTCCCGATCCGGCTCAAATCATGAGAGCGCATACATTGACCCACATCGTCAGGGATGTCGCGAGGATCGTCATCTTTTTCGTCGGAGTCATGATGATCCTCTCTGAGGTCGGTATCGACTTGAAGCCTTTGTTGGCGGCCGCCGGGCTGGGCGGCTTAGCCATTGGTTTTGGGGCACAAAGTCTCGTGAAGGACTTAATCTCAGGATTTTTCATCCTGCTGGAAAACTCCATTCTGGTGGGGGATGTCGTTGAAGTCGCCGGAGTGGCAGGGGTTGTAGAGAAAATCGAACTGCGGACGATTCGGCTCCGTGATTTGTCAGGCAACGTCCACGTCGTGCCGAACGGGGTGATCGACAAGGTCAAGAACATGACAAGAGATTTCTCGTACTATCTGTTTGAAATCGGCGTCGCCTACCGAGAGAATGTGGATGAGGTGATGACGGTCCTGCAGGACATTGCCGAAGAACTGCGTCGAGATCCCCTCTTCGCGGACGATATTCTGGCCCCGTTGGACATGTTGGGCGTTGATAAGTTTGCCGACTCCGCCGTCATCATTAAGTCCCGCATCAAGACCGTGCCATTGAAACAATGGCGGGTCGGCCGTGAGATGAACCGGCGGATCAAGCAGACCTTCGATGCCAAGGGAATTGAGATTCCGTTCCCGCACCAGACGGTCTATTGGGGTGAACCGAAGCAGGGGAAACCGGCGCCGTTATATGTGGCCGGTTTGTAG
- a CDS encoding D-alanine--D-alanine ligase, which translates to MKRKRRVMVLVHADLVPPDSVEGVDLAAAVWKTEYDVVAGLRELGHDVLVVGVRDDLLVIRTAVDDWKPHIAFNLLEEFSGVAIYDQNVVSFLELLGVPYTGCNPRGLMLARDKALAKKILHYHRIAIPEFITVPVGRSVKRPKELPFPLFVKSVSEEASLGISQASIVDDDVKLQERVAFIHQSVGTGALIERYIDGREMYCGILGHHRLQVLPVWELDLSKLPAEAKRIATGRVKWSRKYQSKYGITSGEAKDLPEGMAKSIQDLARRVYRALGLSGYARIDFRLDQAGGIYVLEANPNPQIAQGEDFAESARLAGLPYAPLLQRIIDLALRWHPHVIQSDCTTTMPNRGGE; encoded by the coding sequence ATGAAGCGGAAACGCCGCGTCATGGTGCTGGTGCATGCCGACCTGGTCCCGCCTGATTCGGTGGAAGGCGTCGATCTCGCGGCGGCGGTCTGGAAGACGGAATACGATGTCGTGGCAGGGCTCCGTGAGTTGGGACATGACGTGCTTGTGGTCGGCGTGCGCGACGATCTACTGGTGATTCGGACGGCCGTCGACGACTGGAAACCGCATATCGCCTTCAACCTGTTGGAGGAGTTCAGCGGCGTGGCGATCTATGATCAAAACGTGGTGTCGTTTCTCGAGTTATTGGGGGTGCCCTACACCGGCTGTAATCCCCGCGGCTTGATGCTGGCGCGCGATAAGGCGTTGGCGAAGAAGATCCTGCATTATCATCGGATCGCCATTCCTGAATTTATCACGGTCCCGGTGGGACGTTCCGTGAAGCGGCCCAAGGAGCTGCCCTTCCCGCTGTTCGTGAAATCGGTGTCGGAAGAAGCCTCGTTGGGGATCTCGCAAGCCTCGATCGTCGACGACGACGTCAAGCTGCAGGAGCGGGTTGCCTTCATCCACCAGAGCGTCGGCACCGGTGCGTTAATCGAACGGTATATCGATGGCCGTGAGATGTACTGTGGAATTCTCGGCCATCACCGCCTGCAAGTCCTGCCTGTCTGGGAGCTGGATTTGAGCAAGCTGCCGGCCGAGGCCAAACGGATCGCGACCGGACGCGTCAAATGGAGCCGAAAATATCAGAGTAAATATGGCATCACGTCCGGCGAGGCCAAGGACCTCCCTGAAGGAATGGCCAAGAGCATTCAAGATCTTGCGCGGCGGGTCTATCGCGCACTGGGTCTCAGTGGCTATGCGAGAATCGATTTCCGGCTGGATCAGGCCGGGGGCATCTATGTGCTGGAGGCGAATCCGAACCCGCAGATCGCGCAAGGTGAAGACTTCGCCGAGTCTGCCAGACTGGCAGGTCTGCCGTATGCCCCGTTGTTGCAGCGCATCATCGACTTGGCGTTACGCTGGCATCCACACGTCATCCAGTCGGACTGTACCACGACTATGCCCAACCGGGGAGGCGAGTGA
- the glgB gene encoding 1,4-alpha-glucan branching protein GlgB yields MVTIKQIERLVNAEYVNPYELLGPHQASIEGARAYSVRAFAPDAQEARVILDVPGSHPVQMHRIHDAGLFEAILPKPNGPSRYRLQVTDSEGIVTERHDPYAFAPLISDHDLHLFSEGKLFKAYDTLGSHLRTINGVSGVHFVVWAPNAARVSVVGGFNRWDGRCHPMERRGATGLWELFVPDIPEGTLYKYEIRSQQTDAPFTKADPYAFAGELRPRTASTVRDLSTYQWKDQDWMEARSRINPLTAPISIYEVHLGSWMRAPEEGGRWLTYRELADKLLHYVKDMGYTHLELMPITEHPFDGSWGYQATGYFAATCRFGPLEDFMAFVDAAHQAGISVIMDWAPAHFPDDPHGLAWFDGTNLYDHEDPRLGYHPEWKSRIFNYGRVEVKNFLVNSALFWLDKYHIDGLRVDAVASMLYLDYGRKSGEWIPNQFGGNENLAAVTFIKELNVLVHQEHPGAVTLAEESTSWPGVSKPTYTGGLGFTFKWNMGWMHDTLDYFKTDPVHRKHHQNQITFGLVYAFHENFVLVLSHDEVVHGKKALLDKMPGDPWQQFANLRALYGYMYGHPGKKMLFMGGEFGQWWEWNHDDSLQWHLCQNEPHLGLQRYVRDLNWLYRNEPALYEVDFDWTGFQWIDFSDNENSVIAFLRKAQDQTQAIVCVCNFTPVPRYDYRIGVPTLGRYRELLNSDAAAYGGSNQGNGGGVMAEPMACHGFANSISLTLPPLSVVYLKADQTG; encoded by the coding sequence ATGGTCACGATTAAACAGATCGAACGTCTCGTCAACGCCGAATATGTGAACCCGTATGAATTGCTCGGGCCCCATCAGGCTTCCATTGAGGGTGCCCGCGCCTACTCGGTCCGGGCCTTCGCCCCGGATGCACAGGAGGCACGAGTCATCCTGGATGTCCCCGGCAGTCATCCCGTTCAGATGCACCGGATCCATGACGCAGGACTGTTCGAAGCTATCTTGCCTAAGCCGAATGGACCATCACGGTATCGCCTTCAGGTCACGGATTCCGAGGGCATCGTCACCGAGCGCCACGACCCCTATGCCTTTGCGCCGTTAATCAGCGATCACGACCTGCACCTCTTTTCAGAGGGGAAACTGTTCAAGGCCTATGACACACTGGGATCCCATCTCAGAACTATCAACGGAGTCAGCGGTGTCCACTTCGTCGTCTGGGCGCCCAACGCGGCACGTGTCAGCGTCGTCGGCGGATTCAATCGTTGGGATGGACGGTGCCATCCGATGGAGCGCCGTGGCGCGACCGGCCTCTGGGAATTATTCGTCCCGGATATCCCTGAGGGCACGCTGTATAAATATGAAATCCGTTCCCAGCAGACCGATGCGCCCTTCACGAAAGCAGACCCCTATGCCTTCGCCGGAGAGTTACGTCCCCGAACCGCGTCCACCGTCCGAGACCTTTCGACCTATCAATGGAAGGACCAGGACTGGATGGAAGCTCGCTCACGCATCAATCCCTTGACTGCGCCGATATCGATATACGAAGTCCACCTCGGTTCGTGGATGCGGGCGCCTGAAGAAGGCGGTCGGTGGCTGACCTATCGTGAACTGGCCGACAAGCTCCTCCATTATGTGAAGGACATGGGCTACACCCATCTCGAGCTGATGCCGATTACCGAACATCCGTTCGACGGATCCTGGGGCTACCAGGCCACCGGCTACTTTGCGGCTACCTGTCGATTCGGCCCGTTGGAGGACTTCATGGCCTTCGTGGATGCCGCCCATCAAGCCGGGATCAGCGTCATCATGGACTGGGCGCCGGCCCATTTTCCTGACGATCCCCATGGGTTGGCCTGGTTCGACGGGACGAACCTCTACGACCATGAGGACCCGCGGCTGGGCTATCACCCCGAGTGGAAGAGCCGAATCTTCAACTACGGGCGCGTGGAGGTGAAAAACTTCCTCGTGAACAGCGCCCTCTTCTGGTTGGACAAGTATCATATCGACGGACTGCGCGTGGATGCGGTGGCCTCGATGCTCTATCTCGACTACGGGAGAAAATCCGGCGAGTGGATACCCAATCAGTTCGGCGGAAATGAAAACCTGGCGGCGGTCACCTTCATCAAGGAACTCAATGTCCTGGTCCATCAGGAACATCCTGGCGCAGTCACCCTCGCCGAAGAGTCCACGTCGTGGCCTGGCGTGTCCAAGCCGACCTACACAGGCGGATTGGGTTTCACCTTCAAGTGGAACATGGGATGGATGCACGACACCCTGGATTACTTCAAGACCGATCCCGTTCATCGTAAACACCACCAGAACCAGATCACCTTCGGGTTAGTCTATGCCTTTCACGAAAACTTCGTACTCGTCCTCTCTCATGACGAAGTGGTGCATGGCAAGAAGGCCCTACTCGACAAGATGCCGGGTGACCCATGGCAGCAATTTGCGAATCTACGCGCCTTGTACGGGTACATGTACGGCCACCCGGGCAAAAAGATGCTCTTTATGGGCGGCGAGTTTGGCCAATGGTGGGAATGGAACCATGACGACAGTCTACAGTGGCATCTCTGCCAGAACGAGCCGCATCTCGGCCTGCAACGCTATGTCCGAGATCTGAACTGGCTCTATCGAAACGAACCGGCACTCTATGAGGTAGATTTCGATTGGACCGGCTTTCAATGGATCGACTTCAGCGACAATGAAAATTCGGTCATCGCGTTTTTGCGAAAAGCCCAAGACCAGACTCAAGCGATCGTCTGCGTCTGTAATTTCACGCCGGTTCCACGGTATGACTACAGAATCGGCGTTCCGACACTCGGTCGATACCGCGAGCTCCTGAACAGTGATGCTGCCGCCTACGGCGGCAGTAACCAGGGAAACGGCGGAGGGGTGATGGCGGAGCCCATGGCATGCCATGGATTTGCCAACTCGATTTCGTTGACCCTACCCCCGCTATCGGTGGTCTATCTCAAAGCAGACCAGACGGGGTAG
- a CDS encoding HPF/RaiA family ribosome-associated protein → MQIQVNSGHNIKGGEGLTTYVNGAVEKALTLCRDHITRVEVHVSDENSNKKSGVDDIRCVMEARLEGRQPIAATHQGATVNQAVDGAAEKLTRMIESILGRLHDQKIRRTDPPADPKLSEA, encoded by the coding sequence ATGCAGATCCAAGTCAATTCTGGCCACAACATCAAAGGCGGTGAAGGGCTGACGACCTATGTGAACGGTGCCGTCGAGAAGGCGCTGACCCTCTGCCGTGATCACATCACGCGCGTGGAAGTTCACGTGAGTGATGAAAACAGCAACAAAAAATCCGGCGTGGACGACATACGTTGCGTGATGGAGGCCCGCCTCGAAGGCCGTCAGCCCATTGCAGCTACTCACCAGGGCGCCACCGTGAATCAGGCTGTCGACGGTGCTGCAGAAAAGTTGACCAGAATGATCGAGAGTATCCTCGGGCGCCTGCATGATCAAAAGATTCGCAGGACTGATCCTCCTGCTGATCCGAAACTCTCCGAGGCGTAG
- a CDS encoding YihY/virulence factor BrkB family protein: protein MTDESGRTRLGDLKMMGLVKVSVAEKLVSLRLLAGRGLRKFFADGGLFLASALAFNLLLYFIPLAFLMISLLGYTVLDSERAMNEVQSVLKAFLPRSQQALAENLSAIVANRGLLGFFGFTSFFIFSTFLFGSVRTVLNQVFQVKQVRTLVRGMGVDLLMMGLTALLVLLAVGTTWFLTVVGAFTERYPSWSGLLQPGLVALSKVMSVGATGLLFYVLYRFPPVATLTARALVIASVTGTVLFQCAKWGFAWYVAASQDNLDLYGALGGLMFLFAWLYYASVVFIVGAEVGWAYDQQRVGLRD from the coding sequence ATGACGGATGAGAGCGGTCGAACGCGCCTCGGTGATCTGAAGATGATGGGACTGGTGAAGGTGAGCGTGGCGGAAAAACTCGTCTCGTTGCGACTCCTCGCTGGAAGGGGCCTGCGCAAGTTCTTTGCGGACGGCGGATTGTTCCTCGCCAGTGCGTTGGCCTTCAATCTCCTGCTCTACTTCATTCCCTTGGCATTCTTGATGATCTCGCTGCTCGGGTATACGGTGCTGGATTCCGAGCGGGCGATGAATGAAGTGCAGTCTGTGCTGAAGGCCTTCCTGCCACGCTCACAGCAAGCCTTGGCTGAGAATCTATCGGCGATCGTCGCCAATCGTGGGCTCCTTGGGTTCTTCGGGTTTACCTCCTTCTTCATCTTCAGTACCTTTCTCTTCGGCTCAGTCCGAACTGTGCTGAACCAGGTATTTCAGGTGAAACAGGTGCGCACGCTTGTCAGAGGGATGGGGGTCGATCTGCTCATGATGGGTCTCACCGCACTGCTTGTCCTTCTTGCCGTCGGGACGACTTGGTTTCTGACGGTAGTCGGGGCATTCACCGAGCGGTATCCCTCATGGAGCGGCCTTCTGCAGCCTGGATTGGTTGCGCTGAGCAAGGTGATGAGTGTGGGCGCCACGGGCCTGTTGTTCTACGTTCTCTACCGGTTTCCACCTGTCGCCACGCTGACTGCTCGGGCGTTGGTGATCGCCTCCGTGACAGGGACCGTCCTCTTCCAATGCGCCAAGTGGGGCTTTGCCTGGTACGTGGCCGCCTCACAGGATAATCTCGATCTCTACGGAGCGCTCGGAGGACTGATGTTTCTGTTCGCCTGGCTCTATTATGCGTCCGTGGTCTTCATCGTCGGGGCCGAAGTTGGCTGGGCTTATGACCAGCAACGAGTCGGCCTCAGGGACTGA